From the genome of Microcoleus sp. bin38.metabat.b11b12b14.051, one region includes:
- a CDS encoding pseudouridine synthase, producing the protein MQIAHALLDFTDCLTDGARGSIGSHPSYWYQGYCPQSGESLRLPRTRMSEALARGLMKCFAADDSYAVEGKMYGILLVEMPWGEQRILKAFSGLLKGCGLVDGWVPPIPGRSRVALEEARTLAQLAQMKQQLIALKQIPQRQEHAALLSEFELQLQVLNVRHRNCKQQRDEQRQLLCQTLAGETLLIALEELNQASRWEGIERKQLKQHRDETLAPLKQLIEATDGQMRVLKQHRKELSRQLQAQMHEAYTLVNFGGESRSISSLMPPNSIPTGTGDCCAPKLLHCAAVHNLKPLAMAEFWWGPPSGDKVPGEFYGACSDRCQPLMGFLLSGLAQNQTVSEAVAGVETHHGGGQDAHPTIHSGGWQDAHPTIHHGGGQDAHPTIHSGGWQDAHPTIHSQSGGTGILPVTHPTIHSGGGQDAHPTIHKNYGGTGILPVTDRPQMLPIVYQDKWLIAIDKPSGLLSVPGRYLENQDSVLSRLRNLLPDGLELTAVHRLDMQTSGILLLARDKETACQIRQQFEKRLVQKVYEAVLSGTVNVESGTIALPVKEDPVNSLLQQVDCDRGKPSITRFQVMAKQGKYDRVEFLPLTGRTHQLRVHAADVRGLGMPILGDRLYGCRACASRLHLHARELSLEHPQLREWLQLQVATPF; encoded by the coding sequence ATGCAAATAGCGCACGCGCTTTTAGATTTCACGGACTGCTTGACAGATGGCGCTCGGGGGTCGATCGGCTCGCACCCCAGTTATTGGTACCAAGGCTATTGCCCTCAGAGCGGCGAGAGCCTCAGACTCCCCCGCACTAGAATGTCTGAGGCTCTCGCCCGCGGTTTGATGAAGTGCTTTGCTGCTGACGATTCCTACGCTGTTGAAGGCAAGATGTACGGGATTTTGTTGGTAGAAATGCCTTGGGGAGAACAGCGGATACTTAAAGCTTTTTCGGGGCTGCTGAAGGGTTGTGGCCTTGTTGACGGCTGGGTGCCACCGATTCCGGGACGATCGCGCGTGGCATTGGAGGAAGCCCGCACGCTGGCTCAATTGGCCCAGATGAAACAGCAACTGATTGCACTCAAGCAAATCCCGCAGCGACAAGAGCACGCAGCCTTACTCAGCGAGTTTGAATTGCAATTGCAAGTTTTGAATGTGCGCCACCGCAATTGCAAGCAGCAGCGAGACGAACAACGGCAGTTGCTGTGTCAAACTCTCGCAGGGGAAACACTGTTAATTGCCCTGGAAGAACTGAATCAAGCCAGCCGTTGGGAGGGAATTGAACGCAAACAATTGAAACAGCATCGGGATGAAACATTGGCGCCGCTAAAACAATTAATTGAAGCTACTGACGGGCAAATGCGGGTGCTAAAACAGCACCGAAAAGAACTTTCCCGCCAACTTCAGGCGCAGATGCACGAGGCTTACACCTTGGTAAATTTTGGGGGGGAATCGCGATCGATCTCCTCGTTGATGCCACCTAATTCTATTCCCACGGGTACCGGCGATTGCTGCGCGCCAAAATTGCTGCACTGCGCGGCTGTACACAATCTCAAACCGCTAGCAATGGCTGAGTTTTGGTGGGGGCCGCCATCGGGTGATAAGGTTCCAGGAGAATTTTACGGCGCTTGCAGCGATCGGTGTCAGCCGTTGATGGGTTTTTTGCTGTCAGGATTGGCTCAAAATCAAACTGTTTCCGAAGCTGTGGCGGGGGTAGAGACTCATCATGGGGGCGGGCAAGATGCCCACCCCACAATTCATTCTGGGGGCTGGCAAGATGCCCACCCCACAATTCATCATGGGGGCGGGCAAGATGCCCACCCCACAATTCATTCTGGGGGCTGGCAAGATGCCCACCCCACTATTCATTCTCAATCTGGTGGAACGGGCATCTTGCCCGTTACCCACCCCACAATTCATTCTGGGGGCGGGCAAGATGCCCACCCCACTATTCATAAAAATTATGGTGGAACGGGCATCTTGCCCGTTACCGATCGCCCACAAATGCTACCGATTGTTTATCAAGACAAATGGTTGATTGCGATCGACAAACCCTCGGGGTTGCTGTCAGTTCCGGGTCGTTATTTAGAAAATCAAGATAGCGTTCTGAGTCGCTTGCGGAACTTGTTACCAGACGGGTTAGAACTGACTGCGGTGCATCGGTTAGATATGCAAACATCGGGGATTTTGCTGCTGGCGCGGGACAAAGAAACCGCCTGTCAAATTAGGCAGCAATTTGAGAAACGCCTGGTTCAAAAAGTTTATGAAGCAGTGCTTTCAGGGACTGTTAATGTAGAGTCTGGGACGATCGCACTCCCGGTAAAAGAAGACCCGGTAAATTCCCTGCTTCAGCAAGTCGATTGCGATCGCGGCAAACCCAGCATTACTCGCTTTCAGGTAATGGCGAAACAGGGAAAGTACGATCGCGTGGAGTTTTTGCCGCTGACGGGACGCA